ATTACGACTACTATGTACAGTAAGGAATGGGCGGAGAATAAGGCGAACGTCAGCGGGCCGGTTGCCATCCCGGAAGTGCCAACATCTATTCACTACCCTAGTGGCCTACCCTTGCCTATAGGGTACCGACTCTTTTGAAGCGCTGGGGGGTCACAAACTGGCCTTACGTACACGTGCGTCGTTCATGGTGATTACGGATAACAGCGGGCGCTGTGCTGCCACTCGTTACAGGTACTGCGAGGTTTGAGGGGTTCTCGCGGTACCCATGGGTTGGCTAAATTCATTGCAGCACGGGGAGCTGTCAATGAAAAATCGCTTTCGTTTACCATCTGCTACAGGGTGGAGCGTCGACTGTCGACGTTGTTGCACTTTTCGAGGGGGAGCTTTGGGCGGATGTCAAGAAGATTCCACCAGGAGCATTGGAGTGCATCCGGGTCACTACGCGGATCACGGATCTAACAGGAGCGGCCGGACGGCGAATATACAGAATATGACCACTGGCGTTGAACTACACTTTCCGGGGAGTGCTGATTCTGACACATGGCAGCGCACTAGGCTCCAATTTTTGTGTGTGATCGATTCATTAACCTGGCATCTGAGCGTCTGGCGTTTTTACGGACGCAGTCAACACCCGGGGTGGCACCGGCAGGCTGCCAATGCAGCTGGTCTGGACGTTTCCACTCACGAAGTCCGGGTTCCGTTGCTGTCCGGCGGCTGCGTCGTCGTCGCACCGTCCGGCGACGTCGAGATTAGTACGCTGCGAAGTCGGCTCATTAGGGAGAACATCACCGCCATTCCCGCGGCAACAGGGCTGTTCCGTGTCATCGCCGAGGAAGCACCGGACATCTTCGCGAACGTCCAGGAAGCGCGGACAGGGGGCGACTTGGTCTCACCCGCCGCTGTGAGGCGTGTGCAGCAAGCATGTTCCAGCGAGGTCCTGCGGGGGATGGATAACCCCACCGAGATCACTCCTTTCGCCAGCAACCAGGAGGTCTTCTCGGCGCACTCGCCGGTCCAGGCCGTCGCGATAGGGCAAGCGCTGGACCACAACCAACTGCACACGCTCGATGAGCAGGTCCTGCCGGTCGCCGACGAGGAGGCCAGCGAATTGTGCATCGCGGGCGCCGAGGTCGCATGGGGTTACGTCGGCCGCCCCGAACTCGTTGCGGACCGCTACCTCGCGGTTCGCTGCTGTGCGGTGGTGGGCTGTGCGTGACGATCTCCCGTTTGGGCGCGTACTCCGGGAACTCCGGCAGCGTAAGCGCCTCAGTCAGAAGGTACTGGGCGACCTGACGGCCTTGAGCGTGCGCGCCATCCGAGACCTCGAAGCCGGCCGGGTTCAACGGCCCCGCGAGCAGACCGTGCGGCTGCTCGCCAACGGATTGCAGCTCGTTGGGCCGCAGCGCAAGGCATTCGAGGCAGCTGCGTATGAAACCGCCCCGGATCCCACTGCGCGCGATGGCATTCCGGGCGCTGGCTGGACAAGCCCTCCAGCCTTCTCCGGGCCGTTCATCGGTCGGGAAGCAGAAGCGGCCATCCTCACCGAATTGTTGACCACCGACGCCGAACAGGTGATCTCGGTGGTGGGAGTCGCCGGGGTCGGCAAGACGCGACTCGTGTCGGAGGTGTCGAAGGTGATCCTGCGCCAGTCAGACTGGCGAGTTGTCTGGCTCTCCTCCCACGAGACGATCGCGTCCCATATGGACACCTATGAGCTGTATGCCCCATCAAAGCTCCTGTCGCTAGGAAGCGGTGAGGACTCCAGATCGGGAGACATGTCCAAAGTTCTGGTGGTGCTCGACGGAGCTTCAGGAGGCTCCGCCCGGTTTCTCACCGAATTGCTTAGGCAGGTACCCCGCCCGCATGTGCTGATCACCGCCCGAGCGCCGCTGGGTCTGCCGCGGGAACTGGTGTTCCCGGTGGGGCCGCTGGCAGTTCCCACGTTGGACAAAGAGCTCAAGGACCTCACCGCCAACCCATCAGTACGACTGCTCCTGTGGCACTTGCGCCGCGTGTCCCCCTGGTTCCAACTCCGCGATGACAACGCCGTGGCTGTGGCACGCCTTTGTTGGCTCCTCGACGGATTGCCCCGAGCCCTCGAACTCGGAGCGGCCATGTGCACCATGCGTTCTCCTCAGCGGTTGGTCGACCAGTTGATCGACCAACCGCATGCCATCCGAGATTGGCGTTCAAGTGTTGGCTCCGGCGAGCTGTTACTCTCGTCTTTGGAGGAGAGTCTCAGCTTGCTCCGGGGTGCGGAACAAGCTTTGTTGGAACCGCTGGCGTCCTCCGGCGGTGTCTGGAGCTTGGACGAGGCCGCCGCAGCGGCCGAGCTGGCATGCGCCGACGCGATTGAGCACATGGAGCTGCTCGTCCGCTGCGGTCTCGTCCGGCACAACCGGGCGGTAGGTGAGCCGCGGTTCTCCTTGCTGAATTTGGTACGCACGGCGCACTGCGGGGCCCGCAGCGGTCACACCCCGGCACGCCGTTGACTGGTTTCGGCCGTCACCGCTTCGTCCTCGAGGTCGGCGAGAGCGGGGGGCCGAAGCTCGCCGGAGCGACGGCCGGACCAGAGGTAGAGCGCGGACACCAAAAGGCCCACGACCATCGTCGCAACTGCTCACCAGCACGCCGACGAACTCAGGTGGCCGGTACCGCCCGGACTCGACGAGTGCGAAGATTGCGGCGTCGACCATCTGGAGCGCCAGGATCGTGATCGCGGTACCGGTGACGACGGAGCGCAGCGCGAGTCGTGGAAGACGGCGGTCATGCCTTCCCCGATCTCCCGGTGCCAGCCGTGGCCACTGAGTGAGGTTCCTGGGTCGTCGACCACAGGCCGAGTGGCGCTGACGCCGCGACCGCCAGCAGGATGGCGGTGATCAGCGCCACGGCCCTGCCAGCCGCCCGCCGAGCAGACCGAACAGGCGCAGGCTCTGGTTGGCCGTCTGCGCCCCACCTTTGGCGTCCGCTAGCAAATCGTCCTGAGGATGGCCAGCGCCACGAACAGCAGGCCGGCCACAACTGCTGTCTCTGTTCCGGTGAGTTCATTCGCCCAGATGGCCAGAACCCGCAGGAGGAAGGACTTCCTCATCCGAGCGATCGTAATGATGACGAGCAGTACGCGAAAGTCGCTGTCCGCCCGGTGTTCCTCTCCGTCATCGGGCTGCTCGGACATGGTTGCGGGACGCGGTCACCGTGCAGAGAACACCTCAGGCAACGAGGCTCACCGGCGGGCGCCAGCCGGTCGGGATTCGAGTGACCGCCGCGATGCACGAACCGTGTGACTACCGTGGTTGCTTGCGTCGTGCGCCGCAGCCAGCTCGTCCAGCGTGAGCCAGGCAGTGGCCCTCAGCTCCAACGCGGCAGCTCCCCACTAACACGATCCGTGTCGCGCATGTTCTGCCGCTTCTGCAACACCTCCAGTTCATGCCGCTGGATGACCGTGCTGGCGCCTTTCCGACACGTGCGGCTTCCTTTGGGCCGTGTCGATGTTCTGCACTTCCACTCGCACGCGCTACAAGTGTCGCCGCTCGACACCTGACGACTCCTCGACGAAGCCGCAGGTGTCACGAGCAGCGTGCCGAGGCGGTCCACCACGAGTTCAGCCGCCTCCGTCGCGGTCAGCGACACCTCCACTTGGATCACTTCCGCAGGCGCGTTCGGCGGGCAGGTGCGCGGAGCGCCCTACGGTCAGCGAAGTGCGGTGCGGTATGAAAGCCACGATGCGAAAGGGCTCCTAAGGGATGTCTCGTAACTGATCTTGGTGTTGGTGTTGGTGGGCTTGGGGTCAGCCGGTGAGAGCGAGGTTGTGGAGGTGTGCGATTCCGGATGCGGTGTCGGCCAGGGTGTGGGCGGCGCGGCGGTAGTCGCGCAGGATCTTCCAGCACTTCATGCGGGCCAGGGCGTGTTCGGCGCGGGCGCGGATACTGCGGTGGACGGTGTTGAGGTCTTCCTTCCAGTCCGGCAGGTCAGCACCGTCCCGAGGTTTGCGGTACGGCATGATCACCTCGGGGTTGCCTTGATAGCCGCCGTCGGCCATCACCGGGCGGCCAGCCAGGGCCTGTTTCATGCCGGAGTCGCGGTAGACGGTGCAGTCGTTGCGGTTACCGGGTTGCGGGTCGCCGGTGGCGATCACGAGACGGGTGTCGGCGTCGATCGCCACCTGAAGATTGGTCGAGTACCGGTAGTTCTTCGATCGCGCGGCCAGCCGGTGATCACGAGTGGGCACAAGGGTTCCATCGACGATGGCGATCTGGTCGATCCGCCGGCGACGTACCGGGGCCAGCGCCAGCAGCGGCCCGAGGCTGTCGATCACCCGGTGTGCCGCGGAGTGCGAGACCCCGAACAACGGCCCGATCTGGCGCATCGTCAGGTTCGTCCGCCAGTAGGTCGCCACCAACAGAACCCGATCGGCCAGCGGGAGCCGCCACTGGCGGCCAGGACGCCCGTCAGCGATCTCGTCACCACCTCGCCGGGCCACAACGCGCACGAGCTTGCGGAACTGCCCGGGCTCCAAGCCCGTGAACGGTGCGATCCACTCCGACCGCGATGCCGAGATCACCTGCACCCGACCATGATCGACGATCAGCCCGCGACACCCGTTACCGGGTTACGAGACATCCCTTAGGCCTCGGCGTCATGAGGGAACTCTGGCGGCCTGCGGCAGTTCTGCAACACGAGCTGCCTGCTCTTCTGCCGTGTTATTGCCGGTGAAACTTCCCCATGCCGCCTACTCATGCACCTAGCCTGCTTGTTGAGAGTTCCACCCAAGCGACGTGGACAAGATTTGCAAGAAGAGGAGAATTCGCCGTAAGCAATGTCTTCAATGAAGAGATCGAGATTTCCTAAGATCGACATAAGCGAGAGTCAATGCACGCTATGGTCCCAATTACTCAACGTCCAATAAGACTGAAAGTTCACATTCAACCCAAAGGGGCACTGTAGGCGCCCAGACTACGTCGAGCAGAATTGCGCCGACATACATCCGCGAATTCCAGTCGAACCAGATGACTTAAACGCTGTATCACGATTCAATTCCAGAAGCCCCATATCCGACTCCGCTTAACTCTTTCCGTCAACTCGGCAACATTCACGCGGCCACACGTCAACGACCTATCGGAATAATCTAGCCCACCTCGCAGTAGTGGTTCTGATCCGTCCGTCGCCGCACGACGAACGTCGCATCGGTCCACGTGCCCGTGGAGGCGCAAAGTAGAGAAATCCGGTCTACTACGGCCGGCATACATCGCTCTTTCCCGGGAATCGCCGGGGGAACTCATAAACCGATCCGGGAGTATCCGGTTGAACAGCCAGACTCTGATACACCGTTTCGACGCGGTCGCCGCCGCCTGTGGCGATTCGACGGCGGTCGAGTTCGACGGCGCAGAACTCACCTACACCGAA
The window above is part of the Allokutzneria albata genome. Proteins encoded here:
- a CDS encoding AMP-binding protein, which produces MIDSLTWHLSVWRFYGRSQHPGWHRQAANAAGLDVSTHEVRVPLLSGGCVVVAPSGDVEISTLRSRLIRENITAIPAATGLFRVIAEEAPDIFANVQEARTGGDLVSPAAVRRVQQACSSEVLRGMDNPTEITPFASNQEVFSAHSPVQAVAIGQALDHNQLHTLDEQVLPVADEEASELCIAGAEVAWGYVGRPELVADRYLAVRCCAVVGCA
- a CDS encoding helix-turn-helix domain-containing protein → MRDDLPFGRVLRELRQRKRLSQKVLGDLTALSVRAIRDLEAGRVQRPREQTVRLLANGLQLVGPQRKAFEAAAYETAPDPTARDGIPGAGWTSPPAFSGPFIGREAEAAILTELLTTDAEQVISVVGVAGVGKTRLVSEVSKVILRQSDWRVVWLSSHETIASHMDTYELYAPSKLLSLGSGEDSRSGDMSKVLVVLDGASGGSARFLTELLRQVPRPHVLITARAPLGLPRELVFPVGPLAVPTLDKELKDLTANPSVRLLLWHLRRVSPWFQLRDDNAVAVARLCWLLDGLPRALELGAAMCTMRSPQRLVDQLIDQPHAIRDWRSSVGSGELLLSSLEESLSLLRGAEQALLEPLASSGGVWSLDEAAAAAELACADAIEHMELLVRCGLVRHNRAVGEPRFSLLNLVRTAHCGARSGHTPARR
- a CDS encoding transposase family protein, with product MQVISASRSEWIAPFTGLEPGQFRKLVRVVARRGGDEIADGRPGRQWRLPLADRVLLVATYWRTNLTMRQIGPLFGVSHSAAHRVIDSLGPLLALAPVRRRRIDQIAIVDGTLVPTRDHRLAARSKNYRYSTNLQVAIDADTRLVIATGDPQPGNRNDCTVYRDSGMKQALAGRPVMADGGYQGNPEVIMPYRKPRDGADLPDWKEDLNTVHRSIRARAEHALARMKCWKILRDYRRAAHTLADTASGIAHLHNLALTG